From one Lolium rigidum isolate FL_2022 chromosome 4, APGP_CSIRO_Lrig_0.1, whole genome shotgun sequence genomic stretch:
- the LOC124707036 gene encoding uncharacterized protein LOC124707036, with the protein MGNSLRCCLACMLPCGALDVVRVVHLSGHVDEFTCPLIASDVLAAHPSHALTAAGSAGAARRIVIVSPDSELRRGRIYFLIPTTTAPELKRPKQHGACPAAKTKRRHGHCHRKNGGGGGSAVAAAASTAEQDNYLRELLSEKRETSHRRRRSSSARAGVWRPRLESIAEEEPSD; encoded by the coding sequence ATGGGGAACAGCCTGCGGTGCTGCCTAGCGTGCATGCTCCCCTGCGGCGCCCTGGACGTGGTCCGCGTCGTCCACCTGAGCGGCCACGTGGACGAGTTCACCTGCCCGCTCATCGCCTCCGACGTGCTCGCCGCGCACCCCAGCCACGCGCTCACCGCGGCGGGCTCCGCCGGCGCCGCCAGGAGGATCGTCATCGTGTCGCCCGACTCCGAGCTCAGGCGCGGCCGCATCTACTTCCTCATCCCCACCACCACGGCGCCCGAGCTGAAGCGGCCGAAGCAGCACGGCGCGTGCCCGGCGGCCAAGACCAAGAGGCGCCACGGCCACTGCCACCgcaagaacggcggcggcggcgggagcgcgGTGGCCGCGGCGGCTAGCACGGCGGAGCAGGACAACTACCTGAGGGAGCTGCTGTCCGAGAAGCGGGAGACGAGtcaccggcggcggcgcagcagcaGCGCGCGCGCCGGCGTGTGGCGGCCGCGGCTGGAGAGCATAGCAGAGGAGGAGCCCTCGGACTAG